From Clostridia bacterium, the proteins below share one genomic window:
- a CDS encoding response regulator transcription factor, translating into MSEPITVVIVDDHELVRQGVRDFLETQPDLQVVGEAASGEQAVQLAGHLVPDVVLMDLVLPGGIDGVEATRRVKQVSPHTQVVVLTSYHEDEHIFPAIRAGALSYVLKDVGPQELADVVRKAARGEAVLHPHVAARLVQELQGARSKTPNPFSELSDRELEVLRLIAEGLSNVEIAEKLVLSTKTVKGHVSNILSKLQLQDRTQAAVYAWRTGLVRRDQPPVQPPG; encoded by the coding sequence ATGAGCGAGCCGATCACGGTCGTGATTGTGGATGACCATGAACTGGTGCGACAAGGCGTGCGCGATTTCCTGGAAACCCAGCCGGATCTGCAAGTAGTGGGGGAAGCGGCATCGGGTGAGCAAGCGGTGCAGTTGGCCGGACATCTGGTTCCCGACGTGGTGCTGATGGATTTGGTGCTGCCCGGTGGAATCGACGGTGTGGAGGCCACCCGCCGCGTGAAGCAGGTGAGCCCGCACACTCAAGTGGTGGTACTGACCTCTTACCATGAAGACGAGCACATCTTTCCCGCCATCCGCGCCGGTGCCCTTTCGTATGTTTTGAAAGACGTGGGCCCCCAGGAGCTGGCTGATGTGGTGCGCAAGGCTGCCCGGGGCGAAGCGGTTTTGCATCCCCACGTGGCCGCCCGGCTAGTCCAGGAGCTGCAAGGGGCGCGCTCCAAAACGCCCAATCCTTTCTCCGAGCTTAGTGACCGCGAATTGGAGGTTCTGCGCTTGATCGCGGAAGGTCTTTCCAACGTGGAGATCGCCGAGAAACTGGTGCTGAGTACAAAGACGGTGAAAGGCCATGTCAGCAACATTCTCAGCAAGCTACAGTTGCAAGACCGTACCCAAGCTGCCGTATACGCGTGGCGAACGGGATTGGTGCGGCGGGATCAACCACCTGTTCAACCGCCTGGTTGA